The following are from one region of the Platichthys flesus chromosome 2, fPlaFle2.1, whole genome shotgun sequence genome:
- the mapkapk3 gene encoding MAP kinase-activated protein kinase 3 gives MLQNGNGKERPEKPIQAPIAEAEPDSPADEPDRPQQQEVSAAGRTDPGTESPHFPLPGQPKLEIKRYAVTDDYKISSQVLGLGINGKVLECFNKKTGQKCALKILYDSPKARREVELHWRVSGGPYIVRILNLYENMHHGKKCLLIVMECMEGGELFSRIQARGDQAFTEKEASEIMRDMSTAIQFLHDFNIAHRDIKPENLLYTTKEKNAILKLTDFGFAKETTLHNPLQTPCYTPYYVAPEVLGPEKYDKSCDMWSLGVIMYILLCGFPPFYSNTGQAISPGMKRRIRMGQYEFPKPEWAEVSQEAKDLIHQLLKTDPTERMTIVQFMNHPWINQSMVVPSTPLHTTRVLTEDREMWEDVKEEMTSALATMRVDYDQVKIKDLDTSNNPLLNKRRKKAAAGGKAGSTVCQSQ, from the exons ATGCTGCAGAATGGAAACGGAAAGGAGCGACCGGAGAAACCGATTCAAGCGCCGATTGCTGAGGCAGAGCCGGACTCCCCGGCGGACGAGCCCGATCGCccgcagcagcaggaggtgtcCGCCGCTGGCAGGACGGACCCGGGCACCGAGTCCCCTCACTTCCCCCTGCCCGGCCAGCCCAAACTGGAGATAAAGCGCTACGCAGTGACGGACGATTATAAAATCTCCTCTCAGGTCCTGGGTTTAGGGATCAATGGCAAAGTGCTGGAGTGCTTCAACAAGAAGACAGGACAGAAGTGCGCTCTGAAG ATTCTGTACGACAGCCCCAAAGCCAGACGAGAAGTGGAGCTTCACTGGCGAGTGTCAGGAGGGCCGTACATTGTCCGCATCCTCAACCTGTACGAAAAcatgcatcatgggaaaaaaTGCCTGCTCATCGTCATGGAGTG tatggagggaggagagctgTTCAGCCGAATCCAGGCCAGAGGAGACCAGGCCTTCACTGAGAAAG AGGCATCTGAGATCATGAGGGACATGAGCACGGCCATCCAGTTCCTCCACGACTTCAACATcgcacacagagacataaaG CCAGAGAACCTGCTGTACACAACCAAAGAGAAAAACGCAATCCTCAAACTGACAGACTTTGGCTTCGCTAAGGAGACCACGCTGCACAATCCACTCCAGACCCCCTGTTATACACCGTACTACGTTG CTCCTGAGGTTTTAGGTCCGGAGAAATATGACAAGTCATGTGACATGTGGTCTCTGGGCGTCATCATGTACATCCT GCTGTGCGGCTTTCCTCCGTTTTACTCCAACACGGGTCAGGCAATCTCAccggggatgaagaggaggatcagAATGGGCCAGTACGAGTTCCCCAAACCAGAGTGGGCTGAGGTGTCACAGGAAG CTAAAGATCTGATTCACCAGCTCTTGAAAACAGACCCTACTGAGAGAATGACCATCGTTCAGTTCATGAACCACCCCTGGATCAAT CAGTCGATGGTGGTCCCCTCCACTCCTCTGCACACCACCCGGGTCCTCACTGAAGACAGAGAGATGTGGGAGGACGTGAAG GAAGAGATGACCAGTGCTCTAGCGACCATGCGTGTGGACTACGACCAGGTGAAGATCAAGGATCTGGACACGTCGAACAACCCCCTGCTCAACAAGAGGCGTAAGAAGGCTGCGGCAGGCGGCAAGGCCGGGTCCACTGTCTGCCAAAGTCAGTGA